CGCAGACCACACTCTCGGTGGACGAGACGATGCAGACCGTCAACCGCCTGCGGGAGAAGTTTCCCCTGCTCAACGATCCGCCGTCGGACGACATCTGCTACGCCACCCAGAATCGTCAGGTGGCGGTGAAGGCGATGGCGCCCAAATGCGATCTGGTGATCGTCGTCGGGTCGAAGAACTCGTCGAACTCGGTCCGTCTCGTCGAAGTGGCCCTGCAGAACGGTGCACAGGCGTCGTACCTCGTCGACTACGCGCGTGAGATCGACCTCGCGTGGCTCGACGGCGTCACCACGGTGGGGCTCACCTCCGGCGCTTCCGTTCCCGAGGTCCTCGTCCGCGGTGTGATCGATCTGCTCGCCGAGCACGGTTTCAACGATGTCGAGACCGTCACCACGGCGGAGGAGACGCTGACGTTCGCCCTTCCCCGCGAACTGCGGCCCTCTAGGAGCTGACCACGATGTCGGTGGCGTCTCTGATGAGGGTCTTGAGCTCTCGAGAGTCGCCGTCGAACCACCGGCGGTACGCGTAGGCGGCCGCCGCGAGGACGGCGTGCACTCGTACGCCCGCCTCGAGCGAATCCCCGGAGACGCCCATCCGTTCGGCCGCGAGCTGCACCAGCTCGCGGCCGTCGTCGTCTCGGATCAGGGTGACGCGGTCACGGAGTTCGGGGGCCCCGGCCAATGCGGTCCGCCACAGTTCCAGTTCCTCGTCCGATGACGCCTCGGTGCGCTCGACGATCGCATCGGCGAGCGCACGGAGCACTCCGACGTCGGTCGGCTGTGCGGCGAACGTGGAGACGATCGCAGCGCTGCTCGCTTCGAGCGGGTAGAGCAGCAGGTCGTCCTTATTGGTCACGTGCCGGAAATAGGTGCTCTCGGAGACGCCCGCCGCATCGGCGATCTGCTTTGTCGTGACCGACGAGTATCCCGCTTCGCCGAACAGGCGCCACGCGGCCGACTGAATGTCTTGTCGGACACGTGTGCGTTGGCGGGTGCGCAGGGGACGGCTCATGGTGTCCACCGTGCACTCTTGAACGTCGGCCTGCAAAATGATAGAAACTGTCACTATGAAAGAAACTGTCAGAACGGTGTCGGTGTCGGGTGCGGCGGGCCTCCCCGCGGAAGTCGACGTTGTCGTCGTCGGATCGGGCGCCGCCGGGATGTCGGCCGCGATCACCGCGGCCGCGGCTGGGCTCAAAGTGGTGATCGTCGAGAAGTCGCAGCGCTGGGGCGGCACCACGTCGCGCTCCGGCGGCGGTGTCTGGATTCCCGGGAACGAAGTGCTCGCCGCGAAGGGCCCCGCCGATTCCACGAGCGACGCCCGGACATATCTTCATTCGCTCGTCGGCGACGACGTCCCGGCCGAATTGATCGATGCGTACCTGGAACACGGGCCTGAGACGATCGCGTTCCTCAACCGGAACAGCGCCCTCGATCTGGAGTGGGTCCGCGGCTACAGCGACTACTTCCCGGAGGCTCCGGGAGGCCGCGCGTCGGGGCGCTCGTGTGAGCCGAAACCGTTCGACGTGCGCACGATCGGCGACGACTTCACGACGATGGAGCCGTTCTACACGCCGACCCCGCTGAATGTCGTCGTCAAACAGTCGGACTATCGCTGGCTCAGCACCGGGCTGCGGCGGTGGCGGGGCCCGGTCCGGATGATGGCAGTGGGCGCGCGCACCTTCGCCGCGAAGGCCCGCGGGCGCAGACTCGTCGGACTGGGCAACGCACTGGTCGCCTCACTGATGGTCGGCCTGCAACGCCATGGCGTGCCGATTCACCTCGGGGTTGCGCTCAGCGGTCTGATCACCGACGCCGAGGGCGCCGTCCTCGGAGCCCGAGTGACTGGCTCCGACGGTGAACACGAGGTGATCGCGCGACGCGGAGTGATCCTGGCCTGCGGCGGCTTCGATCACGATCCCGCACTGCGGGCACAGCATCACCGCGCGCCCGCCGGTCCGGACCTCTCGCTCGGTGTGGTCACGAACTCGGGCGACGGGCTCCGTGCTGCCACCGCGGTCGGCGCGGACACCGCCTTGCTCGATGACGCGTGGTGGGCGCCGTCGATCCCGCTGCCACGCGGGCCGTGGTTCGCGCTGGCCGAGCGCTCGCTGCCGCGGAGCATCATCGTGAACAAGCGGGGCGAGCGGTTCATGAACGAGTCGCTCCCGTACGTCGAGGCCACTCACGCGATGTTCGGCGGTGAGCACGGTGTGGGTCCGGGTGCAGCGGAGAACCTGCCCGCGTGGCTCGTCTTCGATCAGACGTACCGCAACCGCTATCTGTTCGCGGGCAAGCCGGCCCGCAGCCCGTTGCCGAAGAAGTGGTTCGACTCGGGGGCGCTCGTCAAGGCGGACACCGTTGCCGAACTCGCGGAGCGACTCGGGCTGTCCGAGGGCGCGCTGACGGCGACCGTCGACAGGTTCAACGGGTTCGCGCGCGACGGCGTCGACTCCGACTTCCACCGAGGGGAGTCGGCGTATGACCACTACTACGGCGACACGTCCAACAAACCCAACCCGAGCCTCGGGGAGATCTCCACTGGCCCCTTTTATGCTGCGGCGATAGTCCCGGCCGACCTCGGCACCAAGGGCGGCGTCCGGATCGACGTCCGTGCACGTGTGCTGCGCGACGACGACTCGGTGATCGACGGCCTCTATGCGGCGGGCAACGTCGCCGCGCCGGTCATGGGCCACACCTACGCCGGTCCGGGCGCGACTATCGGTCCCGCGATGGTGTTCGGGCGTGTCGCCGCGCTGGACGCAGCATCACGCTGAGGGCCACGGTGGCCGCGGCCAGCCCGGCTGTCAGGGCCACCCGTCTCAGGCCGCTGTCGCCGTCTTCGACCGGGGCGGGCGCGGCGATCCGGCGGGACGTCGACGACGGTCGAGCAGGGGGCGACTGCGCAGTCAGGGCGGCCACCGGATCGATCACACCGCGTCCGACGGCGGTGTCCGCACCGCCGCCGTGAGCTGTCGCGACGATCCGGTGGATCACCTCGGCGGCGGTCAGGTCGGGGAACCGAGACCGGATCAGTGCCGCCGTGCCTGAGACGTAGGGCGCCGCGTAACTGGTGCCTGCCAAGCCGCTCTCCCCAGTCGGCCCGGCGAGAGCGGTGATCGGTCCGGTCGGCGCGAGACCGACCACATCCGCTCCCGGCGCCGCGACCGACACCCACGGCCCGCGCAGAGTGAACGGTGCGGCCCTCCCGTCGGACGCCTGCGTCGCGCCGACAGTGAGCACCAGGGGCGACAGTCGCGCCGGCGTGGCGACCGTGACCACCGGAAGGCCTACGACGTCGGGATTCTGCTCGCGGCACTGTGTGCCGTCGGAGAGATTGCCCGCAGCCGCCACCACGACGACGTCGCGGACGACGGCGTCACGGAGCGCATCACGGACAGCACCGTCCCCTGCCGCCTGCGCTGCCGGAACGCACGCAGTCTCCGAGATGTTGACGACGTCGGCGCCGAGGTCGACCGCGCGTCGGATCGCCGCGGCGAGAGTCTCCAGCGGTCCGTAGCCCGCACCCACGGCCGCAGCGTCCCGGTCGGACGACTTCGCACGGTACGCGCCGCTCGACTGCCGGATCGAGATGATCGTCGCCTCCGGCGCCACCCCGATGTAGTCGTCGGCGGGTGACGGGCGGGCCGCGATGATCCCGGCGACCAGAGTGCCGTGGAGATCGCAGTCGTCGAGGCCGTCGCCAGAACTCACGTAGTCGCCTCCGCCGGTCAGCCCGGGGAGTCGGGGGTGCGGGGTGACGCCGGTGTCGATCACCGCCACCTTGACACCCGCGCCTCGACTGAACCGGTGGGCGGAAGCCAGATCGAGCAGGGTGTGACCGGGCGGCGTGCCGGTGAATCGTTCGGCCGTCGGGCGGGCGCACCGCGCGAACTGTTCGGTCGGGCTCGGCGGGGCTCCAATGGCGATCCCCGGCGCAGAGGCGAACGAGATCAGCAGGAGCGACGCCGTGATCACCGTCGCGCGCACGTCACAGCTCTCGGATCAGGCGATATGCGTCGAGCACCCACAGCAGAATCGGCAGCACCAGCGCTAGGACCAGGTACTGACCGATCTCTGCGACCCGCACCTGCAGCGGCGTGAACTCGCGGTTCGCCGCCACCGTGCCCGCCACCAGTGCCACGATTCCGACACCGAGTGCCGCGAGCATCGCGGTGACGGCCGACGCCGCGTCGCCGGTCAGCAGGGTCTGGACCAGCGGGACACCGATCGCACATGCCGCCGCGCCGCCGATCAGCGTCGCGGATTGAGTGTGGTCGGAGTGCACCCGTCCCCTTGCGGCCAGGACCAGCGTGATGACCGCCCAGAACGCGAACACCGCGCGGCTCGGTTCGGTTGCCGCGACAAGCGTGCACCCGACCGTGGTGAGCGTCGCCCCCGCGATGATTCCGGTCAGGTACGACGACGCGGCAGCCGCCCTGGCGGCCAATGAGTCGAGGTCGCCCAGCGCGATGTCGGCGATCGCGCCCAGCGGGTCGGACCGATCGGGGCCCAATGCCTCGACGCCGTCGACAGCGGATCGTTCCTCGGCCGGGTCGCCGATCGGCGGCGGTGAGGACGGCACCGGTGGAAGCGGGAGGTGCGCGGCCGCGATCGCGATGCGACCCGCGATCATCACGGTGGTGACGCCGAGTGCCGCGCCGACGGCGGCGATCGACGAAACGGGTGCGGCCCACGCCGCGAACAGTGCTCCGACGGCCGCCGTCGACAGTCCCGCGGTCGCGATCGCGGTGTGCGCTGCGAGCAGCGAGCCCGTCCCGCGGCAGCCGATCACGGCGACCGTGGCGGCGGCGAGGCCCGCAGCGGCCACTCTGGAGCCTCCGGTGGTTCCGACGGCGGCACCCGCGCTCGCGGCCAGAAGGCACGCTGCGAGTGAGAACGTCGCAGATGTGCGCGGATCCGTGCCGAGTCGGTCGCCCGTCAACGCCGCGACGAGCAGGAATGCGGTCGCGACGCTCGCGATCAGCAGGGGAGTGGACGTGTCACCGCGGAGGGCCGCGACCGATCCCGCCGCAGCCGCGCCGCAGGCGGCGATCACCGCCACGGCGTATGCCGTCCACCTGGCTGAACCCGCAGTCCACGGGGGCCTTTCGTCGCTGATCAATGCGGCGACGCCCGCCACGACATCGTCGGTCACCGGGCGCGCCCCGCCAGGCGGATCGTCGGTCAACATCAGTATCTCGCCGTCGTGGACGCCGCTGTCGCGCAACGACTCCGACGGATTCAACACCGCGCCGCCGATGCGGGCCAACGTCCAACACGCGGTGCCTGTTCCGGGGGCCTCCGCGGGTGGGTCGTCGACGTGCAGGAGCATGAGGACGTCCGGCATCAACGATGCCAACGGCATGCTCGACGGAACCGCGAGGTCCACCTGAGTGCGTCCCCCGACCACTGAAATCCGCACCAGTCCAGTCACAACGGTCATTTACCGTAACCCTCCCCCGAGGTTCTGATACAACCGAGTCCATCGCCGCGAGGTGAGGACGATGTCGACATAACCATCCCGACATCGTCACGGTGGGGGATTCGGGGGAATCATGCCAACTGCGAATATCGACGAGTGGTCGTCG
This genomic window from Gordonia sp. PDNC005 contains:
- the mycP gene encoding type VII secretion-associated serine protease mycosin encodes the protein MRATVITASLLLISFASAPGIAIGAPPSPTEQFARCARPTAERFTGTPPGHTLLDLASAHRFSRGAGVKVAVIDTGVTPHPRLPGLTGGGDYVSSGDGLDDCDLHGTLVAGIIAARPSPADDYIGVAPEATIISIRQSSGAYRAKSSDRDAAAVGAGYGPLETLAAAIRRAVDLGADVVNISETACVPAAQAAGDGAVRDALRDAVVRDVVVVAAAGNLSDGTQCREQNPDVVGLPVVTVATPARLSPLVLTVGATQASDGRAAPFTLRGPWVSVAAPGADVVGLAPTGPITALAGPTGESGLAGTSYAAPYVSGTAALIRSRFPDLTAAEVIHRIVATAHGGGADTAVGRGVIDPVAALTAQSPPARPSSTSRRIAAPAPVEDGDSGLRRVALTAGLAAATVALSVMLRPARRHARTPSRDR
- the kstD gene encoding 3-oxosteroid 1-dehydrogenase; translation: MKETVRTVSVSGAAGLPAEVDVVVVGSGAAGMSAAITAAAAGLKVVIVEKSQRWGGTTSRSGGGVWIPGNEVLAAKGPADSTSDARTYLHSLVGDDVPAELIDAYLEHGPETIAFLNRNSALDLEWVRGYSDYFPEAPGGRASGRSCEPKPFDVRTIGDDFTTMEPFYTPTPLNVVVKQSDYRWLSTGLRRWRGPVRMMAVGARTFAAKARGRRLVGLGNALVASLMVGLQRHGVPIHLGVALSGLITDAEGAVLGARVTGSDGEHEVIARRGVILACGGFDHDPALRAQHHRAPAGPDLSLGVVTNSGDGLRAATAVGADTALLDDAWWAPSIPLPRGPWFALAERSLPRSIIVNKRGERFMNESLPYVEATHAMFGGEHGVGPGAAENLPAWLVFDQTYRNRYLFAGKPARSPLPKKWFDSGALVKADTVAELAERLGLSEGALTATVDRFNGFARDGVDSDFHRGESAYDHYYGDTSNKPNPSLGEISTGPFYAAAIVPADLGTKGGVRIDVRARVLRDDDSVIDGLYAAGNVAAPVMGHTYAGPGATIGPAMVFGRVAALDAASR
- a CDS encoding TetR/AcrR family transcriptional regulator, whose translation is MSRPLRTRQRTRVRQDIQSAAWRLFGEAGYSSVTTKQIADAAGVSESTYFRHVTNKDDLLLYPLEASSAAIVSTFAAQPTDVGVLRALADAIVERTEASSDEELELWRTALAGAPELRDRVTLIRDDDGRELVQLAAERMGVSGDSLEAGVRVHAVLAAAAYAYRRWFDGDSRELKTLIRDATDIVVSS
- the eccD gene encoding type VII secretion integral membrane protein EccD, encoding MTVVTGLVRISVVGGRTQVDLAVPSSMPLASLMPDVLMLLHVDDPPAEAPGTGTACWTLARIGGAVLNPSESLRDSGVHDGEILMLTDDPPGGARPVTDDVVAGVAALISDERPPWTAGSARWTAYAVAVIAACGAAAAGSVAALRGDTSTPLLIASVATAFLLVAALTGDRLGTDPRTSATFSLAACLLAASAGAAVGTTGGSRVAAAGLAAATVAVIGCRGTGSLLAAHTAIATAGLSTAAVGALFAAWAAPVSSIAAVGAALGVTTVMIAGRIAIAAAHLPLPPVPSSPPPIGDPAEERSAVDGVEALGPDRSDPLGAIADIALGDLDSLAARAAAASSYLTGIIAGATLTTVGCTLVAATEPSRAVFAFWAVITLVLAARGRVHSDHTQSATLIGGAAACAIGVPLVQTLLTGDAASAVTAMLAALGVGIVALVAGTVAANREFTPLQVRVAEIGQYLVLALVLPILLWVLDAYRLIREL